The Desulfonatronospira thiodismutans ASO3-1 DNA segment GAGAAGGAGGCGAAATTCCGGACATGCTCGGTGGGTTCAGACACAACCGCGGGCAGCAGATTGCTTCGGGCCGGTTCGGGGTCTTTATGGGTCTTTTAAACTCCACCGACTTCCTGGAGATAAAGATAGGCCAGGGGGCCAAGCCAGGAGAAGGCGGACACCTGCCTGGCAGCAAGGTCTCCCCCATGGTGGCCCAGGCCCGCAAATGCAAACCCGGGATCACTCTTATCTCCCCGTCCAACCAGCACGACATTTACTCCATAGAAGACCTGGCCCAGACCATAACCGAACTCAAAACCGCCCATCCCAGGGCCAGAGTATCAGTAAAAATCCCGGTTACCAGTGGCGTAGGTACCATAGCAGTGGGCATAGCCAAGGCCGGGGCTGATATTATAAATTTAAGCGGCTATGAAGGCGGAACCGGGGCTGCCAGGGAGCACGCCAAGAGATACGTGGGCCTGCCGGTGGAAATCGGTGTCAGCCGGGCCCACCAGGCCCTGGTGGAATCCGCTCTCAGGCACAAGGTGGAACTGTGGTGCGATGGCGGGGTAAGAAACGGCCACGAAATCATAAAGCTCATCCTTCTGGGAGCCAACAGGGTGGGTCTTGGCACCCTGGCCCTCATGGGAATCGGTTGCATAAGCTGCAGACGCTGCCACCTGGATCGCTGCCCCATGGGCATATCAACGCAACTGCGTACCAGTGAAGAGGCAAAAGAAAAGGGAGTCAAAAGTTTCCGTCCCAGAACAGCAGAAGTTGAAGCGGAAAACCTGGCCAGACTTCTGGGAGCCATAGGCGATGAAATGCGCATGCGCCTGGCCCGCATGGGGCAAAAAAACCTTAGCGACCTCACCGGACGCACCGACCTGCTTTTTCAGGAACAGGGGCATGACCAGGTGGACCTGTCTGACCTGCTGCGAACCGCCGACCACCCCGTTGAGGATGAAGTATCCGAGCAGGGCCGGGTGGTGCGAAAACCCCTTAATTACCTCACCCGGCTCATATCAGATCTGGCCATGGATCATTTTTCCGCCGGAGACCTGCGGGTGAATTTCGCTGAAGAGGGTGTCAGCAGTTCCGACCGGGCAGTGGGGACCTACCTGGCCGGGGCCATGGAGCGCAGGTATCCTGAACGCCGGGACCTGCTGGCCGCCCTGCGCCTGGGAGACTCGGTCCCGGGCAACGGTCTTTGCGCCTTTGGCACCTCCCACCTGGAAGTGGTTGTTCAGGGCGGATCCCAGGACGGAGCCGCCAAAGGCTTTTTTGGTGGACAGCTGGGAGTGCTCAAGGGAAATAATTACCAGGGACGTTACATAGACGGCTCCACAGGCAAGAGCTTTGCTTACGGGGCCATAGACGGGCTGCTCATGATCCAGAATATGGCCGACTCCAGGGCCTGCGTGCGTCTTTCAGGAGCGGACGTGGTCTTTGGGGGGCGTATCACCGCTCCTGTAAACGACCAGAGCGGCAACCTGGCTGTGAATTCTCACCTCAAGGGCTTTGCTTTCGAGTACATGACCGGAGGAAGGGCTGTGGTCCTTGGCGATCCAGGTCCATGGCTGTGCTCCGGGATGACCGGAGGAGTGGTCTACCAGTGTCTGTATCCTGAATACGACTTCGGCCAGGACAATATAAAACGCCGTCTGGCCAGGGGAGCCAACGTGGTCATCACCCCCATTTCAGATCAGGGCATAAAGGATGTCCAGGAACTGCTCGGGCCTTATATCCAGGAACTGGAAAAAAGCCTGCAGATGGAGGAGGCCGCAATAGTAAAAGATATACTGGAGCATGCCCAGACACGCTTTGCAGCCATAGTGCCCAAGCCTTTGTGGGTCAAATCGGCTGAGTAGTCAGGTTCTGGCAGGACCTCTTGCTCGATAAACAATCGGTGCTGAAGCAAAAGAAGAGGTGCTGCGCCGACTTTTCCTCATAATTTTATTTGACAGGTTTGTCTTTTATCGATATAGGACTAATCAACTCCTGTTTATCCTTTATATTTTTTAAAAAAATCAAGGAGCAGCACATGATGCTTACCAGGGGAGGAGAGTATGCCGTTCGCTGCGTGCTCTACCTCGCGGCCTGCACAACACCCGGCCAGGTGGCCCCTAAAAAGGAGGTGGCCCAGGCCATGCAGATTCCGGAGTCATTCATGGCCAAGGTGGCCCAGACCCTGTCCAGGGCCGGTATTATTCAGATTACCCAGGGAGCCAGAGGAGGCTACAGACTGCTCAAAGACCCTTCCCGGCTTTCCCTTCTGCAGGTCGTGGAGGCCGTGGATGGAGAAATATTTCTCAATCAATGCATAATGAGCCCTGAGTCATGCAGGCGAAGCCCTTCCTGCGGGGTACACAGAGTCTGGGAGACTGCCAGGCAGCGTTTGAGGCAGACCTTAGATGAAACAGATTTTGCCACCCTGGCCCGGGAAGAGGTGTGCAGCCAACAGCAAAAGGAGTAGATTCAAAGATTTGGAGTAACCATTCAGTGGGACCTCGGTGGTGGCTGATGGCCGGTATCTGCCTCCTGAATGGTTACGATTTGGACCGTCCATATCTGCCTGCGGGAGCTATTGCACCTGCTCAGGCCCTCTTCAGGCTGTATAAAGTCCTGATGAGCGCGGCAACAGGCTGCAAAGATTAAACATTTCTCCAGGCAGTCACTGATAGATCAGCCTTACAAACCTATTTAACCAGGGGAAGACTTATGGATGTTTTGTTACTTTCAAGACTTCAATTCGCCATGACTACCTTCGTCCATTTCATTTTCGTCCCCCTGACTCTTGGCCTGTCTCTGCTGGTGGCCTACATGGAGACCAAGTTCATCCGCACCGGTGACGAAACATACAGGCGCATGGCCAAGTTCTGGGGAAAACTCTTTCTTATCAACTTTGCTCTGGGAGCAGTCACCGGAATTGCCTTAGAGTTCCAGTTCGGAACCAACTGGTCCAGGTATTCAGCCTATGTAGGTGACGTTTTCGGGTCTTTGCTGGCCATAGAGGCCACCATGGCCTTTTTCCTGGAGTCCACCTTCCTGGGCGTCTGGATTTTCGGCTGGAAGAAGCTCCCGCCCAAACTGCACAATGCCAGCATCTGGCTGGTGGCCCTGGCGGCCAATCTTTCCGCATTCTGGATTATTATGGCCAACGGCTGGATGCAGAACCCTGTGGGCCATTTGATGGGAGACGGCCGGGCCGAACTGGCAAGCTTTATCCAGCTGGTAAGCAACGAATTCGCCTGGCAGCAGTTCATCCATGTCCTGAGCGCCTCCTACGTCCTGAGCGGTTTCTTTGTCCTGGGCATTTCCGCCTGGCACCTGGCCAGGGGGTCCCATGTGGACTTCTTCCGGAAATCATTTCGTATCGCCGCTCCGTTCACCCTGGTCTTCGCCCTTGTGGTGGTCGTCCATGGCCATCACCACGGCTCCACGGTGGCCAAGTATCAGCCGGAAAAGCTGGCGGCCATGGAATCCCACTGGGAGACCCGGACCAATGCCCCGCAGTACCTGCTGGTCATCCCTGACCCGGCCAATGAAGGCAACAGGCTGGAACTGCTACCCATCCCAGGAGGGCTTTCCATGCTGGCCTATCATTCCTTTGATGCCGAGGTAACCGGTCTCAAGGACTTTCCGGAAGAGGACCGCCCTCCTGTCTGGGCGACATTTATGTCTTTTAGAACCATGGTGGCCCTGGGCATGCTCTTTCCCGTGCTGGCTGCCTGGGCCTGGATAAGGCGTAAAGACCCGGCCTCTTCCCCCAGGATGCTCAGGCTTCTGCCCTGGATTATTCCGCTGCCCTACGTAGCTGTCCAGCTGGGCTGGATAGTGGCTGAGATGGGTAGACAACCCTGGATTGTTTACGGAATGATGCGCACCGAAGAGGCCTTTTCGCCGGGTATAACCACCGGACAGGTGGCTGGTTCTCTGGCCGGCTTCTTCGCCATCTACGGACTCCTGGTGGCCCTGTGCATATTCCTGTTGTCCAAATACGGGCGTAAAGGCCCGGCCCCGGCCGAGTCCGGGGAAGAAACCGCAGGGAGCAACTAATGGCCTTTATCAATGAAAAATCAAGTTTCAACTGCATGCTGTGCAGGTTCATAATTAAACTGGAGGTATCCCATGCTTGAGACCACCTGGTTTTTGCTCTGGGGAATATTGTGGGCAGGCTATTTCGCCCTGGACGGATACGATTTCGGCCTGGGCATAAACATGCCCCTGCTGGCTGAAAGCGAGACCGACAAACGGGTTATGTACAACGCGGCCGGACCTTTCTGGGACGGCAACCAGGTCTGGCTGATAACCGCAGGCGGAGTGACCTTTGCCGCATTCCCGGCCACTTATGCGGTCCTGTTCAGCAGCCTGTACACCCCTCTTCTTCTGCTTCTCTTCGCACTCATTTTCAGGGGGGTGTCCTTTGAATTCAGGCGCAAGGTGGACAGTGATTCCTGGAGAAGGTTCTGGGACGGATGCAATGTACTGGGCAGCCTCATCCCGGCCCTGCTCTTCGGAGTGGCCTTTGCCAATATCTTTATGGGCATTCCCCTGAATGCTCAGCAGATAAATGAAGGCAACCTTCTGACCCTTCTGAACCCTTACGGCCTGGCCGGAGGAATACTTTTCGTCCTGCTCTTTTCCATGCACGGCAGCCTGTGGCTGGCTGTCAAGTCCATGGGCGACATGGAAAGAAAAGCTGTTAACCTGGCCAACAGGGTCTGGGGTGCGGTGCTGGTCATGGTGGTCGCTTTTCTGGCCCTGACTGTGATGTACACCAATCTGTTCGACAATTATGCCGCCAACCCGCTTTTGCTGATAATACTGCTCATACCCGTGGCCGGGCTGGTGCTGGTAAAGATGTTTCTGCATCAAAGGGTGTACTGGAAGGCCTGGGCCTCTTCCGCCGCCACCATTATCGGGGTGACCATGTTCGGAGTAATAGGCATGTATCCCAAACTGCTGCCTTCAAGCATTGACCCGGACTTCAGCATGACCATCGCCAACTCCGCCTCCAGCACCCTGACCCTGCAGATTATGCTGGGAGTGGCCCTGGTCTTCTGCCCCCTGGTCATTGCCTACCAGACCTGGGTACATCTCAAATTCAGCCACAAGATAACCGACGAGGACCTGGAGTACGAAGAGGCTTATTAAAATGAAAATTGGGCACTGCCCGCAACCATAACCATTCAGGGGGTCCTCGGTGGTGATTACTGGCACCAGACCTCCCCTGAATGGTTGATTTTTTGTTGACATTATACCATCTGGTAGCATATAAAAAGTTATGGCCTGGTCGGTTCGAGTCAAGAAAAAAGCTGTCAAAAAAGCACGGGAACTGCCAAGGACAGCTAAAGAAAACCTCTTTGCTCTTATGCGGGAAATGGAAGAATCCGGGCCAGTAAGAGGAAACTGGAAAAACTATTCAAAGCTCGGTAAGAACCGGCACCATTGCCATATTAAAGGCGGCCATCCGGCCTATGTGGCCGTTTGGGAAGAAAGTGAAGGAGAGATCAACCTTATTGAGGTAACTTATGCAGGCACTCACGAAGACGCACCCTACTGAGGCCATTGAGCTACGCATCACAGGCCCCAGGGATAAAAAGGATGAAGTGCTTCGCGAAATTAAAAAGCATGGCTATACTGACTCAAGCGACTCCATCCCCTGGAGAGAGCTCTTCCAGGAGTTTGAAAATGAACCCGAATACAGCGTGGCCCTGCGTGGAGCGCGTAACAGGGAAGGACTTACTCAGACAGAACTTTCCAGGCTGACTGGGATTCCCCAGGGGCATATCTCCAAGATGGAGAACGGCAGGATGGAGATAGGCAAGGAACGGGCCAGACGTCTGGCTGAAGTTTTGAACATGGATTACCGGGTCTTTCTTTAAGTTCCTGGGTCCGTATTATTCGAGCAGCTGATTTTGTCCCAGACCCAGGCACTGAAATGGCTAAACAGCTTCAGGAAAACCGCTGGTACAGCCCTGGCCCTGTCCATAGGCCTGAACCTGTGTGCGGGCATCCTGCTCATTGTCCAGGCCGGAGCTCTGGCCTGGAGCGTACACCAGGTGGTTTTTGAAGGCCTGGGACTTGGCCGGGTCATGCCCGCCCTGTGGCTTATACTGGCCCTGGTGCTGGCCAGGGCCATGCTTGTCTGGTACGGATCAAGCCTGGCCGGACAGGCTGCGGCCCGGACCAAGGAAAAAATCCGCCGGCAACTCCTGGAGCACCTGTCCCGGGCCGACCCCTCGGGGTTGACCAGTCATTCCACGGGACAACTGGTACACTTGAGCACCGACGGGGTGGAAGAAGTGGACGGATACTTTTCCGGATATCTGCCCCAGATGGCCCTGGCAGCCATGCTTCCCCCGGCAATCCTGGTCTTTATCCTGCCCCTGGACTGGATATCCGGCCTTATCCTTCTGTTTACCGCCCCCTTTATTCCCTTTTTCATGATTCTCATCGGCCGCCGGGCCCAAAAGCTGAACCAGCAGCAATGGCAAAAAATCACCCGCCTGACCCACAGATTCTTAGACGCCATTCAGGGCCTGACCACCCTCAAGATATTCAATGCCGGCAAAAGAGAGGCCCGGGTGGTGGATGAAATATCTAAGGAATACGGCAAAAGCACTCTGTCTGTTTTGCGGGTTGCATTTTTAAGTGCCCTGATTCTGGAATTCATGGCTACAGTCAGCATAGCCGTGGTGGCGGTGATTATTGGATTCAGACTTCTCTGGGGTGAGATTGATTTTATGGCCGGTTTTTTCATTCTCATCCTGGCCCCGGAGTTCTACCTGCCTCTGCGCAACCTGGGCAGCAGGTTTCATTCCCGGGTCTCGGCCATTGCAGCTGCGGAAAACATGATGCAACTAATGAGTCTTCCCCGGCGCCGGGATAACACCGGAACAACCATCCCCAGCTTCTCCCGGACCAGAATACGCTTTGAAAATGTAAGCTTTGGTTACGCTCAAGACCAAGAGGCCGTGCACAATCTCGATTTTATAACCCCGGCCCCTGGCCTGACCTGCCTCACCGGACCCAGCGGCAGCGGGAAAACTACGGTCCTGCGCCTTGTCCTGGGTCTTGTAACACCCCGGCAGGGCCAAATATATGTCAATGACGCGAACCTGTCGCATCTAAACAATGAAGCCTGGCTCAGGCATGCGGCCTATCTTCCCCAAAAGCCTCACCTGCTTGGCTTGAGCGTTCTGGAAAACATCAGACTGGGCAATGAAAACGCCTCTGCACAAGAGGTGTACCTGGCCGCCCAGAAGGCCGGCATCCACCAGGAGATTCTGGCCCTGCCCCATGGCTATGCAACCGTTCTGGGAGAAGACGGCCAGGACCTGTCCGGAGGCCAGCGCCAGAGGGTGGCCCTGGCCAGGGCCTTTGTCCGCCCCTGCCCCCTGGTGCTGGCTGATGAGCCTGGAGCCGGTCTGGACCGGAAAAACCGGAATATAATTCACGCCGCCCTGCTGGAAATGGCTGAAGAAAGAACAGTTATAATATGCACCCATGACCAGGATGTACTCCCCGGGGCGGACCTGGTAGTACAGCTGAAGGACATGCCCCCCGGGCAGGATATGGTGCAGCGGCCATGAAGGAGCTCGGCAGACTGCTGTCCATTATGCTGCCCCAGTGGAAATGGCTGCTTCTGGGTATGCTTTGCTCCTTAGTCACCCTCCTGGCCAACGCCGCCCTTTTGTCCCTGGCAGCCTGGTTTCTGGCCTGCATGGCCCTGGCCGGTATAACCGGAGTCCCCTTCAACTATCATCTGCCGGCCGGCGGCATCCGCACCCTGGCCATTGTGCGCACCGCGGGCAGGTATGCTGAAAGACTTTTTTCCCATGAAGCCACCTTCAGGCTCCTGGCCCACATGCGGGTCTGGTTTTTCAGCCGCCTGGAGCCCCTGGCCCCGGCCGGTCTGGCCAGCATACACAGTGGTGATGTCTTTTCGCGCATCAAGGCCGACATTGACCACTTAGACCAGTTTTACCTGCGCTTCGTCCTGCCCCTTTGCACTGCGGCTGCGGCCCTGCTGGCTGTATTTTTGTTTGCAGGATGGTTCAGCCCTGCCCTGGCCCTTTATCTTTGCTGTCTGTGGATTCTGGCCGGAGGTGTTTTGCCCCTGGTTCTTCTCAGGCAGGGAATGAGCATCGGCCAGGGACAGGTACAGTCTCTTTCCAGGATGCGCACCCTGGGGGTGGACCTCATCCGGGGCCTGGAAGAACTGGTGGTCCTGGGACAGACCAAGAGTATTCTTGATGAGCTGGATAAGGAAAACAAGATTCAGACCAGTATTCAGGCCAGGTATTCTAAGCTGGAGGCCTGGGCCGAAGGGGGCATGACCCTGTTTGTCGGGCTTTCAGTATGGGGCACCCTCATAATCGTCATCCCCCTGGTGCAGTCAGGAAAAATTTCCGGTGAAAATCTGCCCATGCTGGCGGTACTGGCCCTTCTAAGCTTTGAAGGAGTGCAGCAGCTTCCTTCGGCATTCAAGGCCTGGGGCAGAATCAGGGCCTCAGCCCGGAGGCTTTTCTCCATTATTGACCAGAACCCCCTGGTGCAGGACCCCCCTGAGGCCCTGCCTGCTCCTGAACAGTTCAGCATTGAATTTAGAGAGGTATCTTTTTCCTATCCCGGAAGAAGTAAGCAGGTGTTAAAATCCATGAGCTTTCAGGTCCGCTTTGGTGAAAAAGCAGGCATAACCGGCCCGTCAGGAGCCGGCAAAACCAGTATTTTCAATCTCCTGCTTCGTTTCTACCCCCTGCAGCAGGGACAGATACTTCTAGGCGGACGAAACATCCAGGATTACAGGGCCGAAGACGTGCGCTCCTGGACAGGGGTAGTATCCCAGGATTGTTTTCTGTTCAACTCCAGCAT contains these protein-coding regions:
- the cydB gene encoding cytochrome d ubiquinol oxidase subunit II, yielding MLETTWFLLWGILWAGYFALDGYDFGLGINMPLLAESETDKRVMYNAAGPFWDGNQVWLITAGGVTFAAFPATYAVLFSSLYTPLLLLLFALIFRGVSFEFRRKVDSDSWRRFWDGCNVLGSLIPALLFGVAFANIFMGIPLNAQQINEGNLLTLLNPYGLAGGILFVLLFSMHGSLWLAVKSMGDMERKAVNLANRVWGAVLVMVVAFLALTVMYTNLFDNYAANPLLLIILLIPVAGLVLVKMFLHQRVYWKAWASSAATIIGVTMFGVIGMYPKLLPSSIDPDFSMTIANSASSTLTLQIMLGVALVFCPLVIAYQTWVHLKFSHKITDEDLEYEEAY
- a CDS encoding cytochrome ubiquinol oxidase subunit I, with the translated sequence MDVLLLSRLQFAMTTFVHFIFVPLTLGLSLLVAYMETKFIRTGDETYRRMAKFWGKLFLINFALGAVTGIALEFQFGTNWSRYSAYVGDVFGSLLAIEATMAFFLESTFLGVWIFGWKKLPPKLHNASIWLVALAANLSAFWIIMANGWMQNPVGHLMGDGRAELASFIQLVSNEFAWQQFIHVLSASYVLSGFFVLGISAWHLARGSHVDFFRKSFRIAAPFTLVFALVVVVHGHHHGSTVAKYQPEKLAAMESHWETRTNAPQYLLVIPDPANEGNRLELLPIPGGLSMLAYHSFDAEVTGLKDFPEEDRPPVWATFMSFRTMVALGMLFPVLAAWAWIRRKDPASSPRMLRLLPWIIPLPYVAVQLGWIVAEMGRQPWIVYGMMRTEEAFSPGITTGQVAGSLAGFFAIYGLLVALCIFLLSKYGRKGPAPAESGEETAGSN
- the cydC gene encoding thiol reductant ABC exporter subunit CydC — protein: MKELGRLLSIMLPQWKWLLLGMLCSLVTLLANAALLSLAAWFLACMALAGITGVPFNYHLPAGGIRTLAIVRTAGRYAERLFSHEATFRLLAHMRVWFFSRLEPLAPAGLASIHSGDVFSRIKADIDHLDQFYLRFVLPLCTAAAALLAVFLFAGWFSPALALYLCCLWILAGGVLPLVLLRQGMSIGQGQVQSLSRMRTLGVDLIRGLEELVVLGQTKSILDELDKENKIQTSIQARYSKLEAWAEGGMTLFVGLSVWGTLIIVIPLVQSGKISGENLPMLAVLALLSFEGVQQLPSAFKAWGRIRASARRLFSIIDQNPLVQDPPEALPAPEQFSIEFREVSFSYPGRSKQVLKSMSFQVRFGEKAGITGPSGAGKTSIFNLLLRFYPLQQGQILLGGRNIQDYRAEDVRSWTGVVSQDCFLFNSSIRENLLLASPHARDKDLWQALARARLEDFVTSLPDSLDTRVGQAGLRLSGGQARRLCIARTLLKDTPILLLDEPTEGLDKDTEAALWDTLQEVMAQKTVILITHRSMGLEYMDRVISMD
- a CDS encoding RrF2 family transcriptional regulator, yielding MMLTRGGEYAVRCVLYLAACTTPGQVAPKKEVAQAMQIPESFMAKVAQTLSRAGIIQITQGARGGYRLLKDPSRLSLLQVVEAVDGEIFLNQCIMSPESCRRSPSCGVHRVWETARQRLRQTLDETDFATLAREEVCSQQQKE
- the cydD gene encoding thiol reductant ABC exporter subunit CydD — translated: MSQTQALKWLNSFRKTAGTALALSIGLNLCAGILLIVQAGALAWSVHQVVFEGLGLGRVMPALWLILALVLARAMLVWYGSSLAGQAAARTKEKIRRQLLEHLSRADPSGLTSHSTGQLVHLSTDGVEEVDGYFSGYLPQMALAAMLPPAILVFILPLDWISGLILLFTAPFIPFFMILIGRRAQKLNQQQWQKITRLTHRFLDAIQGLTTLKIFNAGKREARVVDEISKEYGKSTLSVLRVAFLSALILEFMATVSIAVVAVIIGFRLLWGEIDFMAGFFILILAPEFYLPLRNLGSRFHSRVSAIAAAENMMQLMSLPRRRDNTGTTIPSFSRTRIRFENVSFGYAQDQEAVHNLDFITPAPGLTCLTGPSGSGKTTVLRLVLGLVTPRQGQIYVNDANLSHLNNEAWLRHAAYLPQKPHLLGLSVLENIRLGNENASAQEVYLAAQKAGIHQEILALPHGYATVLGEDGQDLSGGQRQRVALARAFVRPCPLVLADEPGAGLDRKNRNIIHAALLEMAEERTVIICTHDQDVLPGADLVVQLKDMPPGQDMVQRP
- a CDS encoding helix-turn-helix domain-containing protein, giving the protein MQALTKTHPTEAIELRITGPRDKKDEVLREIKKHGYTDSSDSIPWRELFQEFENEPEYSVALRGARNREGLTQTELSRLTGIPQGHISKMENGRMEIGKERARRLAEVLNMDYRVFL